The following are encoded together in the Apium graveolens cultivar Ventura unplaced genomic scaffold, ASM990537v1 ctg2628, whole genome shotgun sequence genome:
- the LOC141700629 gene encoding secreted RxLR effector protein 161-like: MVVRSLEKNKDPFRPREKGEELLGPEVPYLSAISALMYLANCTRPDITFSVNLLARHSSAPTRRHWTGVKQIFRYLRGTMDMGLFYSKDSKLELVGYGDAGYRSDPHKGRSQTGYIFTYGETAISWRSTK, translated from the coding sequence ATGGTTGTACGTTCACTAGAAAAGAACAAGGATCCATTCCGTCCAAGAGAAAAGGGAGAAGAACTTCTTGGTCCAGAAGTACCATATCTTAGTGCCATTAGTGCACTAATGTATCTTGCCAATTGTACACGTCCTGATATTACATTTTCTGTTAACCTTTTGGCAAGACATAGTTCTGCTCCAACTCGAAGGCATTGGACTGGTGTGAAACAAATATTTAGATATCTTCGAGGAACAATGGATATGGGTTTATTTTATTCTAAAGACTCAAAATTAGAATTAGTTGGTTATGGAGATGCAGGATATCGGTCTGATCCACACAAAGGAAGATCACAAACAGGTTATATATTCACATATGGTGAGACTGCAATATCTTGGCGCTCAACAAAATAG